In Gammaproteobacteria bacterium, one DNA window encodes the following:
- a CDS encoding DMT family transporter: protein MQYLVIALIGASGIGLAVQAATNARMSETVQSPVLSALINFVVGGVILAALAMSGIFGRGNLSTIGTAPWWAWTGGILGATWVTAAVVALPKIGTAIAFAAVIIGQLVGALLLDTFGLLGVPQIPLHPWRVAGAVLMVIGIVLMQYK, encoded by the coding sequence GTGCAATACCTGGTCATTGCATTGATCGGCGCATCAGGCATCGGGCTTGCGGTGCAGGCCGCGACGAACGCCCGCATGAGCGAGACCGTACAGTCACCGGTGTTGAGCGCGCTGATCAACTTCGTGGTGGGCGGCGTGATCCTGGCGGCGCTGGCGATGTCGGGGATTTTCGGACGTGGAAACTTGTCCACTATCGGGACCGCGCCTTGGTGGGCATGGACCGGCGGCATTCTTGGCGCGACGTGGGTGACGGCCGCCGTGGTGGCATTGCCGAAAATCGGCACCGCAATTGCGTTCGCGGCCGTGATCATCGGGCAACTGGTCGGCGCGCTGCTGCTGGATACCTTCGGACTGCTGGGCGTGCCCCAGATCCCCTTGCACCCGTGGCGCGTTGCCGGCGCGGTGCTAATGGTGATTGGCATAGTGCTGATGCAGTACAAGTAG
- a CDS encoding cytochrome ubiquinol oxidase subunit I, translating to MEFDPLLLSRAQFAFTIAFHILFPTFTMGLALFLVYLEGQWLRTRDGFFMDSAKFWSKIFALSFGTGVVSGVVLSYEIGLNWGEFSRITGNVLGPIMSYEVLTAFFLEAGFLGIMLFGWNRVGPKFHYFATVMVGLGTFLSAFWILSANSWMHTPDGFRFEDGQFFVTSWWDAVFNPSFPYRWAHMLNASYLTTTFVVAGIAAWYQLGNRDHEFATRTFKAAVLTAALLAPVQVLIGDLHGLNTFEHQPMKIAAMEGHWETHRSAPFLVFAWPDQKVADNYFELPIPYAGSLILTHSLDGEVPGLKEVPPEDRPYVPLVFFSFRLMLALGGLMLALSWYGAYRVLRRRGEFSRAYLRMMMWASPIGFIAVLAGWLTTETGRQPWTVQGLLRTSDAVSNNITGGEVAFSLMVFIGVYTALFGAFLWFLLFMIRRGPKGTMPDAGSARAATTAPAFYG from the coding sequence ATGGAATTCGATCCGCTCCTCCTGTCGCGCGCGCAGTTCGCCTTCACCATCGCCTTCCACATTCTGTTCCCCACTTTCACCATGGGGCTGGCGCTGTTCCTGGTGTATCTGGAAGGCCAGTGGCTGCGCACGCGCGATGGGTTCTTTATGGACAGCGCCAAGTTCTGGTCGAAAATCTTCGCACTCAGCTTCGGCACGGGCGTGGTCTCAGGCGTCGTGCTGTCGTACGAGATCGGTCTGAACTGGGGCGAGTTCTCACGCATCACCGGCAACGTGCTCGGGCCCATCATGAGCTACGAGGTGCTCACCGCGTTTTTCCTCGAAGCGGGCTTTTTGGGGATTATGCTCTTCGGCTGGAATCGGGTCGGGCCCAAGTTTCATTATTTTGCGACCGTGATGGTGGGGCTGGGCACGTTCCTGTCCGCGTTCTGGATTTTGTCGGCGAATTCCTGGATGCACACGCCTGACGGATTTCGTTTCGAGGACGGCCAGTTCTTCGTGACGTCCTGGTGGGATGCGGTGTTTAATCCGTCATTCCCCTATCGCTGGGCGCACATGTTGAACGCCTCGTATCTCACGACCACGTTTGTGGTAGCCGGTATCGCCGCCTGGTATCAGCTCGGCAACCGCGACCACGAGTTCGCCACCCGCACCTTCAAGGCGGCAGTGCTGACCGCGGCACTACTGGCACCCGTGCAGGTACTTATCGGCGATCTGCACGGACTCAACACCTTCGAACATCAGCCGATGAAAATCGCCGCCATGGAAGGGCACTGGGAAACGCACAGAAGCGCGCCATTCTTAGTGTTCGCGTGGCCCGATCAGAAAGTCGCCGACAATTACTTCGAACTGCCGATTCCGTACGCGGGCAGTCTGATTCTCACGCATTCGCTGGATGGCGAAGTTCCCGGCCTCAAAGAAGTGCCGCCAGAGGATCGGCCGTACGTGCCGCTGGTGTTTTTTTCTTTCCGCCTGATGCTGGCCTTAGGCGGGCTGATGCTGGCGCTCTCCTGGTACGGCGCGTATCGAGTTCTGCGGCGGCGCGGCGAGTTCAGCCGCGCGTATCTGCGGATGATGATGTGGGCTAGTCCGATCGGGTTTATCGCCGTGCTCGCGGGCTGGCTTACGACAGAAACGGGCCGCCAGCCCTGGACCGTACAGGGCCTGTTGCGCACCAGCGATGCGGTGTCGAACAACATCACCGGCGGCGAGGTCGCGTTCTCGTTGATGGTGTTCATCGGCGTATACACGGCGCTGTTCGGTGCTTTTCTATGGTTTTTGCTGTTCATGATTCGTCGCGGGCCCAAGGGCACGATGCCGGATGCGGGTAGCGCGCGCGCCGCCACCACTGCGCCGGCGTTCTACGGCTGA
- the cydB gene encoding cytochrome d ubiquinol oxidase subunit II, producing the protein MDLPLIWAGIIAFGITMYVLLDGFSLGIGILFPFVRDDAERDLMMGSVSPVWDGNQTWLVLGGTALFAAFPTAFALLLPVLYLPLIVMLIALVFRGVAFEFRFKAERGDKWRKIWDWSFIAGSITAAFCQGIVLGAYVLGFDIEGREYVGGGIAWLSPFSLVTGIAVVCGYSLLGSCWLLVKTEGALQKHARGVASRLLFVMLGFIVLISIWTPLAEPEIAARWFSWPNLLWLSPVPVLTGIAAFALYGALRQDHEWRPFLLCVGLYVLTLFGLAVSLWPYIVPRTLTIWEVAAPPESQLFILVGTAIIVPVILIYTAHAYYVFRGKVSEEDMYH; encoded by the coding sequence ATGGACTTGCCGCTAATCTGGGCCGGCATCATCGCCTTCGGCATCACGATGTACGTGCTGCTGGACGGCTTCTCGCTCGGGATCGGCATTCTGTTTCCCTTCGTCAGGGACGATGCGGAGCGCGACCTGATGATGGGCAGCGTCTCGCCGGTGTGGGACGGCAATCAGACGTGGCTGGTGCTCGGCGGCACGGCGCTGTTCGCGGCTTTTCCCACGGCGTTCGCGCTGCTGTTGCCGGTCCTCTACCTGCCGCTGATTGTCATGCTGATCGCGCTGGTGTTCCGCGGCGTCGCATTCGAATTCCGCTTCAAGGCGGAGCGTGGCGACAAATGGCGCAAAATCTGGGACTGGTCATTCATCGCGGGCTCCATCACCGCTGCGTTCTGCCAGGGCATTGTGCTGGGCGCCTACGTGCTGGGCTTCGACATCGAGGGGCGCGAGTACGTGGGCGGCGGCATCGCCTGGCTATCGCCGTTCAGCCTCGTCACCGGGATCGCCGTCGTGTGCGGTTACTCACTACTCGGTTCCTGCTGGCTGCTGGTCAAGACCGAAGGCGCGCTGCAAAAACATGCGCGGGGCGTAGCAAGCAGGCTTCTGTTCGTGATGCTGGGTTTCATCGTCCTGATCAGCATCTGGACGCCACTTGCGGAACCGGAGATCGCGGCGCGCTGGTTCAGCTGGCCGAATCTGCTGTGGCTGTCGCCAGTGCCCGTACTCACGGGAATCGCGGCGTTCGCTCTTTACGGCGCGCTCAGGCAGGATCACGAATGGCGGCCGTTCCTGCTGTGCGTGGGTCTTTACGTGCTAACGCTCTTTGGCCTCGCCGTCAGCCTGTGGCCTTACATCGTGCCGCGCACGTTGACGATCTGGGAAGTCGCCGCGCCGCCGGAGTCGCAGTTGTTCATCCTGGTGGGTACAGCGATCATCGTGCCGGTAATTCTGATCTACACCGCACACGCGTATTACGTGTTTCGCGGCAAGGTCAGTGAAGAGGACATGTATCACTGA
- a CDS encoding rhomboid family intramembrane serine protease, translating into MLPTDFSTFPPVVKFLLIANGVVFLAQQFMFNDLVTWFALWPMGTPDFTFTPDGFAQIPGFLPWQLITYGFLHGGVVHLIFNMFALWMFGMQVENAWGSRTFAVYYLVCVIGAATIQLIVASSAASAGEIYPTLGASGGVFGILLAFGMMFPEQRLILLFPPIPIKAKWLVVGYGAIELWAGVTGTTAGVAHFAHLGGMLFGFVLIQYWRGKLPLQPRHQMRW; encoded by the coding sequence ATGTTACCGACCGATTTTTCAACGTTTCCACCGGTGGTTAAGTTTCTGTTGATCGCCAATGGCGTCGTGTTTCTGGCCCAGCAGTTCATGTTTAACGATCTGGTGACCTGGTTCGCGCTTTGGCCGATGGGTACGCCGGACTTCACCTTTACGCCGGATGGCTTCGCACAGATTCCGGGCTTCCTGCCCTGGCAGCTGATCACCTACGGATTTCTTCATGGCGGCGTGGTGCATCTGATTTTCAATATGTTCGCGTTATGGATGTTTGGCATGCAGGTGGAGAACGCCTGGGGATCGCGCACGTTCGCGGTTTATTATCTGGTCTGCGTGATCGGCGCTGCAACGATCCAGCTCATTGTCGCCTCCAGCGCGGCCAGCGCCGGCGAGATTTATCCCACCCTGGGCGCGTCCGGCGGCGTCTTCGGCATTCTGCTGGCCTTCGGCATGATGTTTCCCGAACAGCGGCTGATCCTGCTGTTCCCCCCTATTCCGATCAAGGCGAAGTGGCTGGTCGTCGGCTACGGCGCAATAGAACTCTGGGCCGGTGTGACCGGCACCACCGCCGGCGTGGCGCACTTTGCGCACCTGGGCGGCATGCTATTCGGATTTGTGCTCATTCAGTACTGGCGCGGCAAACTGCCGCTACAGCCAAGGCATCAGATGCGATGGTAA
- a CDS encoding cobalamin B12-binding domain-containing protein yields the protein MARRTGLSTYVLRAWEHRYNAVAPARSASGRRLYSDADVERLTLLQSATRAGRRIGEVASLAREDLVEMCLADSFFRASAPAIPIVDSAPPEVDQHLRTCLEAIRQMNPFALEAALYNASVAVSVQALLENVMCPLLHAIGHECRHGDMRISEEHMASAIIRSFLGTLKLNGRVPRHSELTVVVTTPAGQRHELGALMAAVTAANEGWNAIYLGADLPADEIAAAAFRTGARAVAVSITYPDSDPQLVSELRRLRRQIGFAVVLLVGGGGASTYRRLFEEIGALRLENLIALRDALGKLSAST from the coding sequence GTGGCACGCCGCACCGGTCTGAGTACTTATGTATTGCGCGCATGGGAGCACCGTTATAATGCGGTCGCGCCCGCGCGCTCGGCGTCCGGCCGGCGACTGTATTCGGACGCCGACGTCGAACGCCTGACCTTGCTGCAATCCGCGACGCGTGCTGGACGCCGCATCGGCGAGGTTGCCAGCCTCGCGCGCGAGGACTTAGTCGAGATGTGTCTCGCCGACAGTTTCTTCAGGGCCTCGGCGCCCGCCATACCGATCGTGGATTCCGCCCCCCCAGAGGTCGATCAGCACCTGCGAACCTGCCTGGAGGCAATCCGCCAGATGAACCCGTTCGCGCTGGAAGCCGCGCTATACAACGCGTCGGTGGCGGTCAGTGTGCAGGCTCTGCTGGAAAACGTCATGTGTCCGCTGCTGCACGCCATCGGTCACGAGTGCCGTCACGGTGATATGCGGATTAGCGAAGAACACATGGCCAGCGCCATTATAAGATCGTTCTTAGGGACGCTGAAGCTCAACGGGCGCGTGCCGCGTCACTCCGAGCTGACTGTAGTGGTGACCACACCCGCCGGACAGCGCCACGAACTGGGCGCCCTCATGGCTGCGGTCACCGCGGCCAACGAAGGCTGGAATGCGATCTATCTGGGCGCGGACCTGCCGGCCGACGAAATCGCCGCGGCGGCCTTTCGCACCGGCGCACGAGCAGTCGCCGTCAGCATCACTTATCCGGATAGTGACCCGCAGCTGGTGTCAGAATTGCGGCGCCTGCGCCGGCAGATTGGTTTCGCGGTGGTGCTACTGGTGGGCGGCGGCGGCGCAAGTACTTACCGGAGGCTGTTCGAGGAGATAGGCGCGTTGCGGCTGGAAAACCTGATCGCACTGCGAGACGCGCTCGGCAAGCTGAGCGCATCAACCTGA